AATACGATATGCAGATTGGCAATGTTCTCTTGGGTTGTCGTTGCTTCGTTAAGATTCTCGAAACTGGCAAGCGGGAAAATTTCGTGCAGAGGCTGCTGAATCAGATTGTGCATGTCGAACAGCGGACAACTCTGAACTAAAGCGGCTTGATGGGATTCAAAAAACGCTTTAAGTTCGTCGTTGCAATACAGAATTGATCCTTTTGGGTCGATCATCATTACTTTGGCCGAAGCGCTATCCAATGCGGATTTCAAGCGCGTGCTGCGGTTCAGGTCAGCAATCGACTTCTCCACTTCGGCACCAAGCTGAACCTGCATCATTTTTACCGCCGAGACCAGACGGCTGAGTGAGTGATTGCCATAAAAGGGCAGGTTGCCGGTAAAATCGGATTGGCGCATTTTATCGATCAGTACTTTAGCTTTCCCTAAACGATTGAAGGCATATTTACGGCCGGCAAGTGCATACAGAAACAGTGCGGCTGCCAGTAATCCTGCAACGGGAACAGGCAGAGTAAGAATCTGTGCTTGAATAAGCGTCATTAAAACGCCCAGCAAGGCAATTGTGCTGACCATAAGATTGATCGGGTGGATGCGATGGAAAACGCAAAAACGCTCCCGGAAATTCATTACGATCCCGTTTTTTAACGAACGCTTGCGGTTACGAATTTGCTGGTAGAGCAGAGCCGCGTGCTGTTTCTGCTCGTTGGAAATCGGGCGGCGAACGGAAAGAAAGCCGACAATCTGATTTTTTTGCAGGATCGGCGTGACGTGCGACTCCACCCAGTAGTACTGTCCGTTTTTGCGCCGATTTTTTACGGTCTGAACCCAGGGATTTCCCTGTTGCAGGGTATGCCACATATCGGCAAATACTTCTTTGGGTACATCCGGGTGGCGAATGATGTTATGCGGCTGTCCGATGAGCTCTTCCCGAGAATAGCCGCTTGCCGCGACAAAGGCGTCGTTGGCTTCCAGAATTGTGCCTTGCAGGTCTGTTTTTGAAACCAGGGTGCTCAGGTTTGAAATATCAAATTCATTCGATTCTTGTATTGATGAAGAGTCATTCATTCTTTTGTGTCCCCGAAACTAAGTTATGAACCATAATTTTTGAAATGTGGGGTATTTAACAATTTTGATTCCGCATCAAATAAATTTATTCATATGAATAAGTTATGTATTTATTGTCTTTTGAGCGTGGGCAATAGATTCCCGTTTTTCGCCAAAATGGTGCAAGGAATGGTGCAAGGAATGGTGCAAGGGCTTCCGCCTGAAGTAACCTGTACTCAGGCCGCTGTAGCAAAATAATGCCGGATCGGAAACTGAGTTGAACCCTTTTCCGTTTCTATTGGCTTGTCTTTTTCGTTTGCTATCTGGATTGGCCTGTGGCTACAATAAAAAACACGGTGTTTTCAACTAACAATGAGGTGTCAATAATGAGACTATCGCACAGGTTTGCCAAACTGATTTCTTTTCTATCCCTGTTTGCTTTTTTAAACGGTTATGTTGGTTATGCTTATGCAGGGATGGTAACCAATGATCAATTGGTCGCCGAAGTGAGTCATGATCTGACGGTGCAGGAAATCCTCGCCGGACTGGATCGTAGTGATGTACAGGCGCAGCTGGTTGCTATGGGCGTTGACCCGGAAGATGCCAAGTCGCGCGTCAGCCAAATGACCGATCAGGAACTGGTCGCTCTGAATCAGAAACTGGATGAGTTGCCTGCCGGAAGCGGTATTGTGAGCGCACTGTTATTTGTTTTTGTGGTATTGGTGATTACCGATATGCTGGGCGCTACCGATGTCTTCCCGTTTGTGAATAACATTAACAAATAAACATCTCTTAACAAATGTTCAATCGAATCTGCGCCAGGCTTTTGTCTGGCGTTGTTTTTTGCCTGTCTCTCAGCGGCTGTTCCAGCACGCCGCAAACCAACGCCTTGTCGCAACTGGCGGATCCTTCGATTGCCCGTCATATGGAATTGTCGGAAGTGCCGTTTTTTCCTCAACAGGAATACCAATGCGGTCCGGCAGCCTTAGCCACCATCTTGTCTTATCGGGATATTGACGTTTCGGATAAAGCTCTGGCAAAGCAGGTTTATTTACCGCATCGTCGAGGGAGTCTGCAGATTGAAATGCTGGCCGCCGCACGTAGCTACGGTATGTTGAGCTATCCGCTCGAAGCGGATCTTAAAAATATTCTTCTGGAACTCAACCGGGGTAATCCGGTATTGGTGTTCCAGAATCTTTCACTCGCCGCCTGGCCGCAATGGCATTACGCAGTGGTTGTCGGTTACGACCTCGATCAAAAGCATTTGATTTTGCGCTCTGGAGAGATCAAACGCCATCTGGTCAGTATGGCAACTTTCGAGAGAACTTGGCAGCGAGCAAAATATTGGGCTTATGTTATTGTGAAGCCGGGGGAAATTCCGGTAACGGCCGATCCTGCGTCCTACGTATTGGCAAACCATGCGCTTGAAGAGATCGGTTTCTCAAGTAAGGCTCTTCAGGGGTATCGTTCCGCGGTAAAGCGCTGGCCAGAAAACTCCATTGTTCTGATGGCGTTGGCCAACAGCGAATATGCCGCCAATCATTTTCAGGCGGCGGAAAGGTTTTATAAACGCGAAATTGAACTCAGGCCGGAGAATGCCGATGCTTGGAATAATCTGGCCTATAACTTTGTGGCTAGAAAGTGCGTTGCTCAGGCACGACAGGCTGTCCAGTGCGCTTTAAAGTTAAATCCGGACAGCGAGAATATCCGTCAGAGTTTTGAGGAAATATCTAAGCTGGGGCTGGAAAGCGCAATCGCTTGCCAGGTTCCATATTGCCCGCAGGCGAATGGCCTTCTGCCGCAACGATAAGCGCTAAAAAGACTTTCGCGTGGATCGTGGACGATAAAAGCGCTTCCGTATTTGATCGTCCTTTGTACAAAACAGTCGTTGCCGTTTTACGGGGCTGAATACAGAAAAACCCCAGGCCGGTTTCCCGACCTGGGGTTTTTGAATATGGTGCGAGCGGAGAGACTCGAACTCTCACACCAAAGGCACCAGAACCTAAATCTGGCGTGTCTACCAATTCCACCACGCTCGCTTGGTGCGGTGAATTTTAGACATTTCTACGCCGGCGTCAATAGCTGATAATAAATTTTTTTCACTCTTTTGGGAAAAAAGTTTGGGTAGCGCGCGTTGATGGCGGTTTTCGGTATTTTTTAGCAGACTGTTGAAGCATAAAAAACTTTCATAAAGCGTTTCGCTTTTTACGGATTCGAGCAGTTTATAATTTGATCGATGCCATTGAATTCAAAGTGAGGTGAATCATGCTGTTTTTAAGATTGTTTTCGGTGTTGTTTTTGAGTTTTACCCTGGCTTCTTGCGCCTCTATGGGCAGCGGGTCCAAAGCTGATAAACAGCAGGCGATCCTTAAAATGAAAAGCGAGACGCTGACACAACTCTATTCGATCAAGCCGCATGCCCGGACGCAAATCAATGCGTCACCCGGCTACGCCGTCTTCTCCAATGCGAATGTAAATCTGTTTCTGTTGGCGGCTGGAACCGGTTACGGCGTTGTGACGGATCGTCAGAACGGTCAAAGAACCTATATGAATATGGCTGAAGGCGGTGTCGGTTTAGGGTTAGGAGTGAAGGATTATCGGATTGTGATGGTCTTCCATACCCGGGAAGCGATGAACCGCTTTATCGACAGCGGATGGACATTTGGAGGCAATGCAGATGCGGCGGCCAAAGTGACCGATAAAGGTGCTTCGGTGGAAGGCGAAGCCTATTTCGGCGATGTAACCGTGTATACCTTTACCAAAAGCGGGTTAGCTTTACAGGCGACGGTCAAGGGCACCAAGTTCTGGAAAGATGACGAGCTCAATTGAGTTTGCAGGACGTGGGGGATGAATTCGGATATCACGATCAGGGATGAGAGGACGGACGATATTCCTTTCATCACTAAGGTTACGCTTACTGCATTTTCGACGCTTGAGATCAGCGATCATACGGAGCACTGGGTTATCGACGCGTTGCGTGATGCCGGGGCTTTGACGCTTTCTTTAGTGGCCGTTTCGGATGGGCAGGTGGTCGGGCATATCGCTTTTTCTCCGGTAAGCGTTTCCGACGGTACGCAAGGCTGGTACGGGCTGGGGCCGGTATCGGTTTTGCCTGATTTCCAATCCCAGGGGATTGGTTCGGCACTGATCAACGAAGGGATGTCGCGTCTTAAAGCGCTTAAGGCCAAAGGCTGCTGTCTGGTCGGACACCCGAGCTACTACCCCCGATTCGGTTTTAAAAATATCGCTCAATTGAGCGTCGACGGGATTCCGCAAGAAGCGTTTTTCGTCTATTCGTTTGACGGCACCTATCCGAGCGGAAAAGTACAGTTCCATCCGGCGTTTTTTGCGCCGAAAGAAGGGCTGCCAAAGGTGTGAGGGGATTATGGTTTCTCGTCTTGCCGAATCTGTTTTTTCAGTTGTCTGGCCGCCAGGGCGTAACCGCCTTTTGAACTGTCGATAAAGTGAATATGTTTGCTGTGCTTTTGCGAGACAAGGCAGGTCACAATTGCGGCATCGCTTTGATGCAAACCATAATAAAGTATTCCTTGCCGGCGAGCACTCTCAAGCCATTCGATTAACTGTTCCAGTTCTTTTTTGTCCGCGCTCATCACGCAGCGATAAATGTCGTCCAGTTTTTCGTAGTCGGCGTTTTCAATTAACTCTTTGCGGTAATTTCCCCAATTATAGCCGTCAATGCTGACATGTTTTCGCATCCAGTATTCGCCGATCATATTTTCCAAACGGATTTTTATTCCGATCCAGAAACGCTTCAGACGTGAAGCATGCAGTCCTTTAGCGGCGACTTCGGCACGAAGCTTGTCTGTTTGGTAAGACATGGAGAGTTTTCCGCTTGCGAGCGGGTGGTGTCCGGATTCGGTGCCGATCAGTTCATCCAGCTTGCCGGTCAATGTTCTAAACAGAGCCAGAGCCTCGGGTTGTTCCGGCAGACGTGCTTGGACCAACAGACTGAATGTGATTTCCTTGGCGGACGGAACCAGATTCCAGCGGCACTCAAAGCCGCTAAAATCGGCATTGGCTTGAATATTCTCCGGTAAAAGATAGCGTTGATCCTGTTTGGTTTTTTGTTCGGCCTCCTGTAAACCGTTGCCGATAAAGAAAAACTGTGTCAAATGCTCGGCTCGCTGCAGGCGACAGACACGAACCGGCAAGCTCAGGTCTGAGCAGGGAACCAGTCCCGCTCGCAGCTGCAGTTGAAGGTTTTCTTCGGCCAGTTCCTGACATCCTTTCAACGCCTGTTTCACTTGATCCAGCATCTGCGGAGGAACGCAGAAGCTGGCACCGTCTCCGCCGAATACAAAAGGAATCGGTCTCGGTTTGGCGGCGTTTAAAACGGCGGCAATAATACTGCCGCCAAGAGCGTTGATGTCACGGTAGCGTCCTTCCTGAATAGCCCGCGTCGAATTGATTACGTCGGCAATCACAATTGTCCAGTCTGTCGGGATATCGACATAGGATTGCGCGGACAATGTCTCTTCAAGGCGTTTGAAAACAGGAATTCGTTCTTCGAAAAAAGTCGCCATCGAAAGGTGCTCTCAGTTCAGTTTCAATTCGAAATCGGTCAGCTGCTCCGGATTCAGTTCCGTGTTGTAGTTCTGATAGGCGCCGCTTTCGAAGAAAAAGCGCAGTAGCGTTTTGTCGATCTCTCCGTGATTAGCCATAGAGCAGAGGATATTCGCCACCTGCTGCAGCGACAGCGGCTGCTTATAGGGGCGTTCCGGTGACGAAAGCGCCTCATACAGATCCGCCAGAATCATAATGTGATCTTCCAGAGTAAGTTCACTGGCGGTCAGTCCGCGCGGATAACCGCTGCCGTCGAGTTTTTCATGATGGTTCGCGGCAATATCGACAATTCGTTCGTACTGTTCGGGAAACGGCAGTGTTTGCAGAATCTCAAGCGAGATGCGGGCGTGGTCCATAATCGTCTCGCGTTCGGCGTCATTCAAGGTTCCTCGCTGAATACTCAGGTTGACCACTTCGTCTCCACTCAGCAGAGGATGCTGCTTGCCATCCAGCTCGAAAGAGATCTGGGCCAGTTTTTGGATTTTTTGCAGATGCGTCTGTTCAACAAATTCCCGGCCGGTATTCATGCTCTTGAGAAATTCGAACTGGTCATACAGTTCCTGAATTTCGGAGTGCAGTTCCCGATCATCGTTGGCATTGACTGGGCTCGGAGCCTGTCCGAGATTTTCAATTCGCTTTTGTAAGGCTTGCAGACGTAGATCGCGCTCCAGGATGGCAAAACGCAGACGAACGCTTTCGATACGGTCGTAAATCGCTTCCAGTTTTGTCGCCTTTTGAAGGATTGATTCCGGTGTCGCGATTTTACCGACGTCATGCACCAGCGCGGCGATTTTGATGGTGTGATGCATCTCCGGCGTATAGTTGACGTCTTTATAGACGGTCTCGTCTTCGTCAATTGCCTTGGCAATCAGAGTGGCGAGTTTCGCAACCTGGCGGATATGGATACCGGTGAAACTGCTTTTTTCGTCAAACGCTTTGGTAATGGCGTGGGCGAAGGCTTCGAACAGCTCTTCCATTCGTTTGATCAGCAAACTATTGTTCAGCGAAATCGCCGCTTGTGATGCCAGCGCCATAGTGTTTTGCTGGTCCTGCTGATTAAAGGGCTGCACCTGTCCGGATTTGTCTTGTTTATTAATTAATTGCAGAACGCCGAGCAGTCGCTGATCCCTGTCCAGTAGAGGAATCACCAACATCGATTGCGAGCGGTAGCCGGTTTTGTCGTCAAACGCCCGGGTTCCGCTGAAATCAAAATCGGTATCGGAATAGGCGTCGGGGATATTGATTGCCTCCTTGCTCAAGGCGCACAGAACAGCGGCCATTTTGCCGTTCGGCGTGCCATCGCGATGATATAACGATAGTGGCTCCCAGCTTATGGGGTTTTGCGTACCGCCCATTTTGATCTTCAGGGAACGGTTTTGCACGACGGTAAACTGCAGTTTCTGTTTGTCTTCTGACAGGGTGTAAAGGGTTCCGGCATCGGCGCCCGATAAGTCCATCGCCTCTTTGAGAATTGACTCGATCAATCGGTCGGTATTGGTTTGCGCCGACAGGGATTGTGCGATATGCAGCAGCGAGCGCAGTTGTTTCTTTTCACTGCTCTCTGAGAAGATACGTTCGCGGAAAGTGCCGTATTGTGCAAATGGGCTGAAGCTGTCCCCGGTCGCGAGAATCTTACTGATTGGCAAACCTTGGTTTTGCAGTTCCTGACGGATCTCGGTTTCGTGGGCGGGCTTGAGGTGGTACAGGTATATGGCCAAAGGGCGGTTCAGGTCGTTGAGTTGCTGCTTAAGCAGCTCGGGTGTCAGGTGTTGACTTCTTTCGGCAATCGTATTCAGACTGGAAGGGAAAGAGGTTTCGATAATCAGGCTGTTTATTTCCGGGTCACGGTTGATACGCTGCGTCAGTTCCGGGTTTACATAGGTGTCGCCACTGATCAGGCAGCTCCGTTTGCCTTTTTTGACGAGGAATCCGAAAGTCGGTACTGTGTGTTTGGCCGCAACAGGCGTGAATTGATACGCGCCTATACGAAAGGGGACCTCCTCCTCGACTTCCACGAATTCGAGCATGGGAATTTTATGCTTGGGATGTTCGATGGTTTGAAACTCGGGCCAGATAACGCCATTGAAAAGATGTTCCTTAACCGCGAGCAGGGTGGCGCGGGAAGCGTACAGTTTTACCGGTCGGCGACGTTCTGCAAAATGCGTTTCGATCAGGAAAGGAAGATCCGCAATATGATCGAAATGAGAGTGGGTCAGCAGAACATGTTCGATGCGCAGGCTCTTTTTGCCCAAGGGCTGCATCACGCTGCCGGCATCAATCAGAATATGTTCTCCCACAAGGAAAGAGGTACAGTTTCGGCCCTGATCCAGACTGCCGGAAGCACCTAGTACGGTTAGCATAATGGTCTCCTTGCACATCGATAATGACCGCATTCACGAAAAAAGTGAGTAGGGGCGTATTTGGAACATCGATAGGATTACTATACAGAAATTTACGCAATAAACTGTTTTGATTCGTACTGCGTTTTCAGGTCGCCCATGGCCGAAAAAGGCGAGGGCGCAGGTTGGTTGTTAAGTGACCGGTGAAACGGCGAGTACTTTTCAAGAGAGTGATGGAAAGCGTAATAATTTCGATATTGTTCAGTGGTTATATATACATAACAGCGTGTTTTTGATTGAAATATCGGTTAAGACTGATACTATTGGTTGCATATTCAGTAACACTGACAACTCCGAAGGTTATTCGATCAATGATTTTTCCTGTAAAAAAAGCCCTGCTGGCGGTACTTGCTTTTTCGATTGGCGCGGCACCTGCCTTTGCAGCCAATGTTAATGCCCCTAAACATTCGTGTGTCAAACCGACGAAGCCGGCGAAGTTTGATTCCGTGACGGAATGGGGGGAATTCAATTATGCCAAGCAGAAATATCACAAATGCATCAGTGATTATGTCAAAGCGCAAAATGCCGCTATTGATGTACATCAGCAGGCTGCTGCCAGTGCCATCAGAGAATGGAACAGTTTCGTACAGAACGAGTTGAACTGATTTTGGTGGTGTAGACTGCCATTCGTGTTGCATTGTTGAGTCATGGATGATGTGATTGAGTTGAAAAGCCGGCCTTGAGCCGGCTTTTTGGTTTGAGAAGAAAGTGCCGGTGTGTCTCAATAATCCGGTTATAAAAGACAAATTTGAAAGGTGTAACAAAAAACTTCATGGTAGACTTACCCGTTACTAAGCGGGCTATTCTTTTTAACAACACTAAGTTGGATTTTAATTAGAGGTAAAAACATGAAGAAAAAGTTAATTCTGGCAGCCTTTTTGTCAGCAGCGACCCTGGCGGGTTCGGCACAGGCTGACGCTACTTTTATGGTCGGAGTTTCTTATACGTTTAGTGGAGAGTTAGGCTTTACCGGGAAAATTCTTTCGAATGATAAAGAAGAAGAGGTCGTAGCGACTATAGGTGCGACCTATTATCCTTACTCTTATGGGCAGCAGGTTGGGATTGATTTGGGTGGTGCTTTTACCTTTGATAATGCGGCCATTGGTGCCAGCTATGATTTGATTAAAGCGACGCCTCAGTTGAGTGCCGGTTTCGCGGATATTGATTAAAATCCTTTCATACTGAATTAAGCCGGCGTTTTGCCGGCTTTTTTATTTCCCAGACGCTCTTGCAGGAAGTCGAGAAAGGCGCGGGTTTTTGCCGGTACGTATTCGCGGTTAGGGTAGGTGCACCAGATCTGATTGCCGGCTTGCAGATAGAGGACATCGTGTTCCGGAAAGACTTCAAGCAAACGTTTGTTTTGCAGCTCCTCCTGCACCAGCCAGTCGGGAAGCAGTGCGATTCCTTCTCCGGCCAGGCAGAGACTTTTAGCCGCTTGTTCATGGGTTGCCAGAAGCACTTGATTGATCCAAATCGTTTCGGTTTTTCCGCTGCGACGGTGGTGAAAGCGCCATTGTTTGGCTTCGGCTTTCGCAATGAAATTCAAGCAGGGCAGCTGCTCGAGCGCACCGGGTTCAGGAAACGGATGTTTCTGTAAAAAAAGGGGGCTGGCACAGGCCACGAAACGTAGCGTTTTTAATGGTCTGGCGACCCAGTTTTCTTCGGAGACTTTTCCGATGCGCACGCCCATATCGATTTTTTCCTGAACCAGATCGAGACATTCGTCGGTAATCAGAAGTTCGAGTTTCAGTTCCGGATGATCTCGGCGAAACTCCGGGATAAGTGGAACGACCTGCGCTTCGGCGAAGCCCAGCGGCAAGGTGACCCGTAAGGTTCCTTTGAGTTCCTGCTTAATATCCAGGGCTTTATACTTGGCCTGATCGAGGTGATCCAGAATGGGAAGTATCTGCTGATAATAGGTTTCGCCTGCTTCGGTAAGATCCAGTTTGCGGGTACTGCGCTGTAACAGTTTGACGCCAAGCTCCGTTTCCAATGCTTGAATACTGCGGGAAATTGATGTGGCGTTGAGCTGGCGTTTTTCGGCAACGGCCGCAAAACTGCCGAGACGGACAACTTCGGTGAAGATTTCCAGTTGCTCAATTTGCATTTCAGCCTTCTTTGGTTGCAATCATCTGTACAACCGCGGCCATACCGTTGTGCAGGACGCCTTCCTTCACCTCGCGTTCCAGCTCACACAGATGGCGGTGTTCCAAGTCGGCCAGTTCATTTTTAAGGCCTTCAAGCGTCATCATCAGTTCGACCTGAGGCGGCCCGCCGGTAGCAAATTGCAGCTGTTCGGGGCGGTAGGCTTCCAGAATAAAAACGCCTTGCGGTCTAAGCGCCTGAGCGACTTTCTGATGCAGATTCAGGCGCAAGGCTTCGGGAAGATGGCAGAAAATCGAGATAATGCCATCCCAGAGGTTTGTTCCCAAATCATAATCCGCCAAGTCGGCAACCTGAGTTGTAATGCTAACACCTCGGGAGTTTGCCAGCGTCTGAGCTTTCTGCAAACCGACTTCGGAAGCGTCTATAGCGGTGACATCAAACCCCTGTTCGGCAAGAAAGACCGCATTGCGACCTTCTCCTTCGCCTAAGCAAAGGATTTTGCGCGCACCGGTTTGCGGTAGATGATGTACGCTTTGCTGAAGGAAGTCGTTTGCTTCGGTTCCGTACTGATACTCTTCGCTTGAATACCTTTCGTCCCATATTGTGGCCACTGTATCAACTCCGCTAGGGTTATTTTGTTTGAGATAATTTTACGCGATTATAAATTGATTATTACTGCAAATTATGCAGTATTTAGATGCGCCTAACCTGCTTTTTATTCATCTTAGGCCTGTTTAGACTGAAATTGTCACCGAATTAAACAGGAGAGTGAAAATGAACAATATTATGCGCATCGATGCCAGTCTACAGCCGGTAGAACAGTCCAGCTCCAAGCAGTTGGGGGATTTTCTGACGACTTATCTCGCCCCACAGGAGCTTAATCATCTGGATTTGGCGCAATCGTCCATTCGTCCTATTGATGCCGAGTATCTCGCGGCGGCATTCAATCCCGAGCCGACCTCTGAACAACAGGAGATTTTACGTGATTCGGACAGTTTGATTGAACAGCTCAAGGCGGCGGATGCCGTGATCATTACAGCGCCTATGTATAATTTCGGGGTGCCCGCCAATTTAAAAAGCTTTTTTGATCAGGTGCTTAGAGCAGGGAAGACCTTTCGTTATACTGAACAGGGACCGCAGGGACTGGTCGAGGATAAACCGGTCTTTATTATTCTGAGCTCCGGCGGTGATTATCGAGAGGGCGCAGCACAGGCGATGAATTATCTTGACGGGCATTTGAAAACCATGCTGAATTTTATCGGTTTGAAAGAACTGTATTTTATTCATGCCGCTGGTCTGGCCCAGGGCGATGCGGATCAAATCGTCCAAAAGGCGAAAGACGATATCCTGACAGTTTTGCCGCAATTAAAGAGGGAACAGCATGCTTAGAAAAATTCGACAAGTGACTCTTGCTCGGCCGGCGATGGATGGCGAAGGCGTCGCTTTGCAGCGCAATGCCTTATTCGACGGCCGTCTGGATCCGTTTTTAATGTTAGACGAATTGAAGGCTTCTCCGCAGGATGATGTGGGCGCTTTTCCGGTGCATCCGCATAGAGGGATTCAGACGCTGAGTTATCTGATTGATGGCGGTATGGCTCACAAAGATTCGATGGGTAATGCCTCTGAGGTCCTGTCCGGAGGTTTGCAGTGGATGCATACCGGACAGGGGATCGAACATGCGGAAATCCCGAAAGTCGATGCGAACGGACTCTGGGGCTTTCAGTTCTGGTTGAATGTGCCGCGTGACGAGAAATATCAGGCGCCGCAATATCAGGATATGGATGCGTCACATCTACCATGGTTGCAACTTGACGATCTTGCGCTCAAGGTCGTTGCTGGTAACTGGCAGTTCAACGGTCAGGAATACCGCTCAGATTTTCAAAAACTGAGTGGCAACGCTGCTTTGGCGGATTTGAATTGGCAGGGGCAGGCAACGCTTTCGGTCGCGGCACATGAAGCCAGTCTGGCCTTGTATGTGATCAGCGGTAAAGTTTTGGTTAACGGTGACAGTGAAGTGCCGGCGGGACAGTTAGTGCA
The genomic region above belongs to Thiomicrorhabdus xiamenensis and contains:
- a CDS encoding LysR family transcriptional regulator, with the translated sequence MQIEQLEIFTEVVRLGSFAAVAEKRQLNATSISRSIQALETELGVKLLQRSTRKLDLTEAGETYYQQILPILDHLDQAKYKALDIKQELKGTLRVTLPLGFAEAQVVPLIPEFRRDHPELKLELLITDECLDLVQEKIDMGVRIGKVSEENWVARPLKTLRFVACASPLFLQKHPFPEPGALEQLPCLNFIAKAEAKQWRFHHRRSGKTETIWINQVLLATHEQAAKSLCLAGEGIALLPDWLVQEELQNKRLLEVFPEHDVLYLQAGNQIWCTYPNREYVPAKTRAFLDFLQERLGNKKAGKTPA
- a CDS encoding GNAT family N-acetyltransferase codes for the protein MNSDITIRDERTDDIPFITKVTLTAFSTLEISDHTEHWVIDALRDAGALTLSLVAVSDGQVVGHIAFSPVSVSDGTQGWYGLGPVSVLPDFQSQGIGSALINEGMSRLKALKAKGCCLVGHPSYYPRFGFKNIAQLSVDGIPQEAFFVYSFDGTYPSGKVQFHPAFFAPKEGLPKV
- a CDS encoding FMN-dependent NADH-azoreductase, which gives rise to MNNIMRIDASLQPVEQSSSKQLGDFLTTYLAPQELNHLDLAQSSIRPIDAEYLAAAFNPEPTSEQQEILRDSDSLIEQLKAADAVIITAPMYNFGVPANLKSFFDQVLRAGKTFRYTEQGPQGLVEDKPVFIILSSGGDYREGAAQAMNYLDGHLKTMLNFIGLKELYFIHAAGLAQGDADQIVQKAKDDILTVLPQLKREQHA
- a CDS encoding HD domain-containing phosphohydrolase, with protein sequence MLTVLGASGSLDQGRNCTSFLVGEHILIDAGSVMQPLGKKSLRIEHVLLTHSHFDHIADLPFLIETHFAERRRPVKLYASRATLLAVKEHLFNGVIWPEFQTIEHPKHKIPMLEFVEVEEEVPFRIGAYQFTPVAAKHTVPTFGFLVKKGKRSCLISGDTYVNPELTQRINRDPEINSLIIETSFPSSLNTIAERSQHLTPELLKQQLNDLNRPLAIYLYHLKPAHETEIRQELQNQGLPISKILATGDSFSPFAQYGTFRERIFSESSEKKQLRSLLHIAQSLSAQTNTDRLIESILKEAMDLSGADAGTLYTLSEDKQKLQFTVVQNRSLKIKMGGTQNPISWEPLSLYHRDGTPNGKMAAVLCALSKEAINIPDAYSDTDFDFSGTRAFDDKTGYRSQSMLVIPLLDRDQRLLGVLQLINKQDKSGQVQPFNQQDQQNTMALASQAAISLNNSLLIKRMEELFEAFAHAITKAFDEKSSFTGIHIRQVAKLATLIAKAIDEDETVYKDVNYTPEMHHTIKIAALVHDVGKIATPESILQKATKLEAIYDRIESVRLRFAILERDLRLQALQKRIENLGQAPSPVNANDDRELHSEIQELYDQFEFLKSMNTGREFVEQTHLQKIQKLAQISFELDGKQHPLLSGDEVVNLSIQRGTLNDAERETIMDHARISLEILQTLPFPEQYERIVDIAANHHEKLDGSGYPRGLTASELTLEDHIMILADLYEALSSPERPYKQPLSLQQVANILCSMANHGEIDKTLLRFFFESGAYQNYNTELNPEQLTDFELKLN
- a CDS encoding pirin family protein yields the protein MLRKIRQVTLARPAMDGEGVALQRNALFDGRLDPFLMLDELKASPQDDVGAFPVHPHRGIQTLSYLIDGGMAHKDSMGNASEVLSGGLQWMHTGQGIEHAEIPKVDANGLWGFQFWLNVPRDEKYQAPQYQDMDASHLPWLQLDDLALKVVAGNWQFNGQEYRSDFQKLSGNAALADLNWQGQATLSVAAHEASLALYVISGKVLVNGDSEVPAGQLVQFSDAVSGSGEISLAGDASSRALIFKGEPIGEPIVHRGPFVMTSNREIEETLQAYRDGTLVKS
- a CDS encoding YSC84-related protein, whose translation is MLFLRLFSVLFLSFTLASCASMGSGSKADKQQAILKMKSETLTQLYSIKPHARTQINASPGYAVFSNANVNLFLLAAGTGYGVVTDRQNGQRTYMNMAEGGVGLGLGVKDYRIVMVFHTREAMNRFIDSGWTFGGNADAAAKVTDKGASVEGEAYFGDVTVYTFTKSGLALQATVKGTKFWKDDELN
- a CDS encoding DUF6627 family protein, which codes for MRLSHRFAKLISFLSLFAFLNGYVGYAYAGMVTNDQLVAEVSHDLTVQEILAGLDRSDVQAQLVAMGVDPEDAKSRVSQMTDQELVALNQKLDELPAGSGIVSALLFVFVVLVITDMLGATDVFPFVNNINK
- a CDS encoding PA2778 family cysteine peptidase, coding for MSGVVFCLSLSGCSSTPQTNALSQLADPSIARHMELSEVPFFPQQEYQCGPAALATILSYRDIDVSDKALAKQVYLPHRRGSLQIEMLAAARSYGMLSYPLEADLKNILLELNRGNPVLVFQNLSLAAWPQWHYAVVVGYDLDQKHLILRSGEIKRHLVSMATFERTWQRAKYWAYVIVKPGEIPVTADPASYVLANHALEEIGFSSKALQGYRSAVKRWPENSIVLMALANSEYAANHFQAAERFYKREIELRPENADAWNNLAYNFVARKCVAQARQAVQCALKLNPDSENIRQSFEEISKLGLESAIACQVPYCPQANGLLPQR
- a CDS encoding DUF3095 family protein, coding for MATFFEERIPVFKRLEETLSAQSYVDIPTDWTIVIADVINSTRAIQEGRYRDINALGGSIIAAVLNAAKPRPIPFVFGGDGASFCVPPQMLDQVKQALKGCQELAEENLQLQLRAGLVPCSDLSLPVRVCRLQRAEHLTQFFFIGNGLQEAEQKTKQDQRYLLPENIQANADFSGFECRWNLVPSAKEITFSLLVQARLPEQPEALALFRTLTGKLDELIGTESGHHPLASGKLSMSYQTDKLRAEVAAKGLHASRLKRFWIGIKIRLENMIGEYWMRKHVSIDGYNWGNYRKELIENADYEKLDDIYRCVMSADKKELEQLIEWLESARRQGILYYGLHQSDAAIVTCLVSQKHSKHIHFIDSSKGGYALAARQLKKQIRQDEKP
- a CDS encoding class I SAM-dependent methyltransferase, giving the protein MATIWDERYSSEEYQYGTEANDFLQQSVHHLPQTGARKILCLGEGEGRNAVFLAEQGFDVTAIDASEVGLQKAQTLANSRGVSITTQVADLADYDLGTNLWDGIISIFCHLPEALRLNLHQKVAQALRPQGVFILEAYRPEQLQFATGGPPQVELMMTLEGLKNELADLEHRHLCELEREVKEGVLHNGMAAVVQMIATKEG